From the Leptotrichia sp. oral taxon 221 genome, one window contains:
- a CDS encoding ABC transporter permease gives MDFMELLKLSVSNLFSYKVRSFLTMLGIIIGISSVVMMSSLGAGVKENITGDLNKLGVSNFEISIDTSPGQTYKSQDLLTQKDIAELKNMEGVEAVTPTSSTFARLSANDGSDKMFTGTGVTEDYFKMSNYTIVKGRKFLPNEYRKDGRYVIIDNTTADQMFPDENPIGKKLTLNFRKNSETVTIVGVFKNPYSSMGGGDQMPSMGLLPNNYLNYLEGNEQDKFTALQVKATDANEMSRVMEIVKEKMKTRGSETDTYSVNSTSQGLDEFNNILNMLSLFISGVAAISLFVGGIGVMNIMLVSVTERIREVGLRKAIGAKTIHILIQFLIEAVILTFFGGIVGVIIGYLLALLIGIFIKTTPILSPLIVFVCIFVSTMIGLVFGVYPAKKAAALEPMEALRTD, from the coding sequence ATGGATTTTATGGAATTATTAAAATTATCAGTATCAAATTTATTTAGCTATAAAGTGCGTTCTTTTTTGACAATGCTAGGAATAATAATTGGGATATCTTCTGTTGTAATGATGTCATCGCTTGGAGCAGGAGTTAAAGAAAATATTACTGGAGATTTGAATAAATTGGGAGTATCAAACTTTGAAATATCAATTGATACTTCACCAGGTCAAACTTATAAATCGCAGGATTTATTGACACAAAAAGATATTGCAGAATTGAAGAATATGGAAGGAGTCGAAGCTGTAACGCCTACATCTAGCACTTTTGCAAGATTATCTGCAAACGATGGTTCTGATAAAATGTTTACAGGAACTGGAGTGACAGAAGATTATTTTAAGATGTCAAATTATACGATAGTAAAAGGAAGAAAGTTCTTACCAAATGAATACAGAAAAGATGGAAGATATGTTATAATTGACAATACAACAGCAGATCAAATGTTTCCTGATGAAAATCCAATAGGGAAAAAATTGACATTAAATTTTAGAAAGAATAGTGAAACAGTTACAATTGTAGGAGTATTTAAAAATCCATATTCCAGCATGGGCGGTGGAGATCAGATGCCCTCGATGGGCCTTTTGCCAAACAATTATTTAAATTATCTGGAAGGAAATGAGCAAGATAAATTTACTGCATTACAAGTAAAAGCTACAGATGCTAATGAGATGAGCAGAGTAATGGAAATCGTAAAAGAAAAAATGAAAACTCGTGGAAGTGAAACTGATACTTATAGCGTGAATTCAACGAGTCAAGGATTAGATGAATTTAATAATATTCTTAATATGCTTTCACTTTTTATAAGTGGAGTAGCTGCCATTTCACTTTTTGTAGGCGGAATTGGGGTTATGAATATAATGCTTGTAAGTGTTACAGAGAGAATTAGAGAAGTTGGTTTAAGAAAAGCAATTGGAGCAAAAACGATTCATATTCTTATACAATTTTTGATAGAAGCTGTAATTTTAACATTTTTTGGAGGAATAGTTGGAGTAATTATCGGATATTTACTAGCTTTATTAATAGGAATTTTTATAAAAACAACACCAATATTAAGTCCTTTAATAGTATTTGTATGTATATTCGTTTCAACAATGATAGGTTTAGTATTTGGAGTTTATCCAGCTAAAAAGGCTGCTGCATTGGAACCGATGGAAGCGTTGAGAACTGATTAA
- a CDS encoding transposase, producing MRKWVSDITYIWTKKDGWCYLSSIMDLHSRRIISHKVGKFMDIKLVIDTLKMAIYKRGDTINLIIHTDRGSQYMSKEYRKFCAEKGISISYSRKRESL from the coding sequence ATTAGAAAATGGGTAAGTGATATAACATATATTTGGACAAAAAAGGACGGATGGTGCTATTTATCAAGTATAATGGATTTGCACAGCAGAAGAATAATATCACATAAGGTTGGAAAATTTATGGATATAAAATTAGTGATAGACACCTTAAAAATGGCGATATATAAAAGAGGAGATACAATTAATCTAATAATACATACAGATAGAGGAAGCCAGTATATGAGTAAAGAATATCGTAAATTTTGTGCAGAAAAAGGCATAAGCATATCTTATAGTAGAAAAAGAGAATCCTTATGA
- a CDS encoding phage head-tail adapter protein, whose translation MIEFLKNIKSKIGIYHLEDDAISIGKILKISGKYLFLDSYDSNNKKEGIKVFLISEIKRVILKSDYIEKLENKKNYIESFSFLKDNKINSFNDVCQKIIEKKCIVTLKLKNDDIEKGYLTKKIEKYYYFEILNDELKIISTEIFDEHYIEEIQIDTNDKINKNVPLNIIKLYSNNIYIGNILFDRKEIIIFKEIVEFSEDSRILILKKEDIEEISELYKEENIRYNSINKYIQNIKDITLLFLLEICLNFKFIIFIDNKKFSETKVGIIEKILNNRILELNTLNENYHFIEKIRIEISEIEILRIKNYSLFE comes from the coding sequence ATGATTGAATTTTTAAAAAATATAAAAAGTAAAATTGGAATTTATCATTTGGAGGATGATGCAATTTCAATTGGAAAAATATTAAAAATTTCAGGTAAGTATTTATTTTTGGATTCTTATGATTCAAATAATAAAAAAGAAGGTATAAAAGTTTTTTTAATAAGTGAAATAAAAAGAGTTATTTTAAAAAGCGATTATATTGAAAAATTAGAAAACAAAAAAAATTATATAGAATCTTTTTCTTTTTTAAAAGATAATAAAATAAATTCGTTTAATGATGTATGTCAAAAAATAATAGAAAAAAAGTGTATAGTGACATTAAAATTGAAAAATGATGATATAGAAAAAGGATATTTAACAAAAAAGATTGAAAAATATTACTATTTTGAAATATTAAATGATGAACTTAAAATAATATCTACTGAAATTTTTGATGAACATTATATAGAAGAAATACAAATAGATACTAATGATAAGATTAATAAAAATGTTCCATTAAATATAATTAAGTTATATTCAAATAATATATATATTGGTAATATATTGTTTGATAGGAAAGAAATTATTATTTTTAAAGAAATTGTAGAATTTTCGGAAGATAGTCGAATATTAATATTAAAAAAAGAGGATATTGAAGAAATATCCGAATTATACAAAGAAGAAAATATAAGATACAATAGTATAAATAAATATATTCAAAATATAAAAGATATTACATTATTATTTCTTCTTGAAATTTGTTTGAATTTTAAATTTATAATTTTTATAGATAATAAAAAATTTTCTGAAACTAAAGTAGGAATTATTGAAAAAATATTGAACAATAGAATTTTAGAATTAAATACATTAAATGAAAATTACCATTTTATTGAAAAGATAAGAATCGAAATTTCTGAAATAGAAATTTTAAGAATAAAAAATTATTCTCTTTTTGAATAG
- a CDS encoding SPFH domain-containing protein, which translates to MGLFGNQLANVIEWSEYNEDTLFWKWSNNEIKKGSKLILKPGQDAIFLYNGKIEGVFEDDGEYDIQSDIIPFLSTLKGFKFGFNSGLRAEVIFINTKELTLKWGTKNAINIPAAGLPGGMPIRAFGTMSCKVDDYQILIEKISGVQRQYNIEDIKERVMSMLDQLLMKWIVREGKDMFNLQANAHEISSGIQSDLDLEMRKIGLSVTNFAVSSFNYPEEIKKMQEKAAAQSMVGDVNRYTQMAMADSMTNGNTSGVASDMAQMQMGMMMGQQMVNQMGGAQQSNSNTSNGNENVPKFCPNCGTKTNGAKFCPECGTKLI; encoded by the coding sequence ATGGGATTATTTGGAAATCAATTAGCAAATGTTATTGAATGGTCTGAGTATAATGAAGATACACTTTTTTGGAAATGGTCTAACAACGAGATAAAAAAAGGATCGAAACTAATACTTAAACCTGGTCAAGACGCTATATTTTTATATAACGGAAAAATTGAAGGTGTCTTTGAAGATGATGGAGAATATGATATTCAATCAGACATCATACCATTTTTATCTACTTTAAAAGGATTTAAATTTGGATTCAATTCTGGATTAAGAGCTGAAGTAATTTTCATAAACACTAAAGAGTTAACTTTAAAATGGGGAACAAAAAATGCAATAAATATTCCAGCGGCTGGTCTTCCAGGTGGAATGCCAATTAGAGCTTTTGGAACTATGTCTTGCAAAGTGGATGATTATCAAATATTGATTGAAAAAATTTCAGGAGTTCAAAGACAATATAATATCGAAGATATTAAAGAAAGAGTAATGTCTATGCTTGATCAGTTGCTTATGAAATGGATTGTTCGTGAAGGTAAAGATATGTTCAATCTTCAAGCAAATGCTCATGAAATTAGTTCTGGTATTCAATCAGATTTAGATTTAGAAATGAGAAAAATTGGTCTTTCTGTTACTAATTTTGCTGTTTCTAGCTTTAATTATCCAGAAGAAATTAAGAAAATGCAAGAAAAAGCAGCTGCACAAAGCATGGTTGGCGATGTAAACAGATATACTCAAATGGCAATGGCTGATTCAATGACTAATGGAAATACTAGCGGTGTCGCAAGTGATATGGCTCAAATGCAGATGGGAATGATGATGGGACAACAAATGGTTAACCAAATGGGAGGAGCTCAACAATCAAATTCAAATACCTCAAATGGAAATGAAAATGTACCTAAATTTTGTCCAAACTGTGGAACAAAAACAAATGGTGCAAAATTCTGTCCAGAATGTGGTACAAAATTAATATAA
- a CDS encoding PspA/IM30 family protein, translating to MANILTRFKDIMAANINSLLDKAEDPEKMIDQYLRNMEKDLATIKSEAAAVIAVKNSAERKVEECKGEIAKMESYAKKALQAGNESDARMFLQKKETLNSKLADLEKERETAVVNAEKMKEMHDKLASDIQKLSEKRSDIKAKLKMAQTTEKINSMTSTSGLNGNISAFERMEEKANRMLDEANARAELSTPKKDEVEDLMKKYDESSDETKNSSAVDEELEKMKKELGL from the coding sequence ATGGCAAATATTTTAACAAGATTCAAAGATATAATGGCAGCGAATATTAATTCGTTATTGGATAAGGCGGAAGATCCAGAAAAAATGATTGATCAATATTTGAGAAACATGGAAAAAGATTTAGCAACTATAAAATCTGAGGCAGCAGCTGTTATTGCTGTAAAAAATTCTGCTGAAAGAAAAGTTGAAGAATGTAAAGGTGAAATTGCTAAGATGGAATCTTATGCTAAAAAGGCTCTACAAGCTGGAAATGAAAGTGATGCGAGAATGTTTTTACAAAAAAAAGAAACATTGAATTCAAAATTAGCTGATCTTGAAAAAGAACGTGAAACTGCTGTAGTTAATGCAGAAAAAATGAAGGAAATGCATGATAAATTAGCAAGTGACATTCAAAAATTATCAGAAAAAAGATCGGATATAAAAGCTAAATTAAAAATGGCTCAAACAACTGAAAAAATTAATTCTATGACTTCTACATCAGGATTGAATGGAAATATTTCTGCATTTGAAAGAATGGAAGAAAAAGCAAATAGAATGCTTGATGAAGCCAATGCTAGAGCTGAATTAAGTACACCTAAAAAAGACGAAGTTGAAGATTTAATGAAAAAATATGATGAAAGTAGCGATGAAACTAAAAATTCTTCTGCTGTAGATGAAGAATTGGAAAAAATGAAGAAAGAATTGGGATTGTAA